In Streptomyces sp. NBC_01408, one DNA window encodes the following:
- the dop gene encoding depupylase/deamidase Dop gives MTVRRVMGIETEYGISVPGHPNANAMLTSSQIVNAYAAAMHRARRARWDFEEENPLRDARGFDLAREAADNSQLTDEDIGLANVILTNGARLYVDHAHPEYSSPEITNPLDAVLWDKAGERIMAEAAVRAAQLPGAQPIHLYKNNTDNKGASYGTHENYLMKRETPFSDIVRHLTPFFVSRQVVTGAGRVGIGQDGREHGFQISQRADYFEVEVGLETTLKRPIINTRDEPHSDAEKYRRLHVIIGDANLSEISTYLKLGTTALVLSMIEDAFINVDLAVDQPVRTLHQVSHDPDLRHLITLRSGRTLTAVQLQMEYFELARKYVDERFGSDADDQTKDVLARWEDVLGRLETDPMSLSGELDWIAKRELLEGYRRRDGLEWDAARLHLVDLQYADVRPEKGLYNRLVARGKMKRLVAEPDVERAQSKPPEDTRAYFRGRCLEQYADDVAAASWDSVIFDLPGHDSLQRVPTLEPLRGTRAHVKELLDRCRTAEDLVRVLSGR, from the coding sequence ATGACCGTACGGCGAGTAATGGGAATCGAGACGGAGTACGGGATCTCCGTCCCGGGGCACCCGAACGCCAATGCCATGCTCACCTCGTCCCAGATCGTCAACGCCTACGCGGCGGCGATGCACCGGGCGCGACGCGCTCGCTGGGACTTCGAGGAGGAGAACCCGCTGCGGGACGCCCGCGGCTTCGACCTCGCCCGCGAGGCCGCCGACAACAGCCAGCTGACCGACGAGGACATCGGCCTGGCCAACGTGATCCTGACCAACGGCGCACGGCTCTACGTCGACCACGCGCACCCCGAGTACAGCTCCCCGGAGATCACCAATCCGCTGGACGCCGTGCTCTGGGACAAGGCCGGCGAGCGGATCATGGCCGAGGCGGCCGTACGGGCGGCCCAGCTGCCCGGCGCCCAGCCGATCCACCTCTACAAGAACAACACCGACAACAAGGGCGCCTCCTACGGCACGCACGAGAACTACCTGATGAAGCGGGAGACCCCCTTCTCGGACATCGTGCGCCACCTGACCCCCTTCTTCGTCTCGCGCCAGGTCGTCACCGGCGCGGGGCGCGTGGGCATCGGCCAGGACGGCCGCGAGCACGGCTTCCAGATCAGCCAGCGGGCGGACTACTTCGAGGTCGAGGTGGGTCTGGAGACCACGCTCAAGCGGCCGATCATCAACACCCGCGACGAGCCCCACTCGGACGCCGAGAAGTACCGCCGCCTGCACGTGATCATCGGCGACGCGAACCTGTCCGAGATCTCCACGTACCTCAAGCTCGGCACGACCGCCCTGGTCCTGTCCATGATCGAGGACGCGTTCATCAACGTCGACCTGGCCGTCGACCAGCCGGTACGCACCCTGCACCAGGTCTCGCACGACCCCGACCTGAGGCACCTGATCACGCTCCGCAGCGGCCGCACGCTGACCGCCGTACAACTTCAGATGGAGTACTTCGAGCTGGCCAGGAAGTACGTGGACGAGCGCTTCGGCTCCGACGCCGACGACCAGACCAAGGACGTCCTCGCTCGGTGGGAGGACGTCCTGGGCCGGCTGGAGACCGACCCGATGAGCCTGTCGGGGGAGCTCGACTGGATCGCCAAACGGGAGCTCCTCGAGGGCTACCGCAGGCGCGACGGACTCGAATGGGACGCGGCGCGGCTGCACCTGGTGGACCTCCAGTACGCGGACGTACGGCCGGAGAAGGGCCTGTACAACCGCCTGGTCGCCCGCGGCAAGATGAAGCGGCTGGTGGCCGAGCCGGATGTGGAGCGGGCGCAGAGCAAGCCCCCGGAGGACACCCGGGCGTACTTCCGCGGCCGCTGCCTGGAGCAGTACGCGGACGACGTGGCGGCGGCCTCCTGGGACTCGGTGATCTTCGACCTCCCGGGCCACGACTCCCTCCAGCGGGTCCCGACGCTGGAGCCGCTGCGCGGCACCCGGGCCCACGTGAAGGAGCTCCTGGACCGCTGCCGCACGGCGGAGGACCTGGTGCGGGTGCTTTCGGGGCGCTGA
- a CDS encoding ubiquitin-like protein Pup, giving the protein MATKDTGGGQQKATRSTEEVEEAAVEESTDLKERQEKLSDDVDSVLDEIDDVLEENAEDFVRSFVQKGGE; this is encoded by the coding sequence ATGGCGACCAAGGACACCGGCGGCGGACAGCAGAAGGCGACGCGCTCGACCGAGGAGGTCGAGGAGGCGGCGGTCGAGGAATCGACCGACCTCAAGGAGCGCCAGGAGAAGCTCTCCGACGATGTCGACTCCGTACTTGATGAGATTGACGATGTACTCGAGGAAAATGCCGAGGATTTCGTTCGGAGTTTCGTACAAAAAGGCGGCGAATAG
- the prcB gene encoding proteasome subunit beta, translated as MEPNTRSTGRLPAAFLTPGSSSFMDFLGAHSPDMLPGNRKLPEGVVEAPHGTTIVAATFPGGVVLAGDRRATMGNMIAQRDIEKVFPADEYSAVGIAGTAGLAVEMVKLFQLELEHFEKVEGATLSLEGKANRLSTMIRSNLGMAMQGLAVVPLFAGYDEAKEKGRIFSYDVTGGRSEEHGFAATGSGSIFARGSMKKLYRDDLTEQQATTLVVQALYDAADDDSATGGPDLYRRIFPIVTVITDEGFRRLSEEESSELARAITERRMEQPDGPRAALL; from the coding sequence GTGGAACCCAACACTCGTAGCACAGGGCGTCTACCGGCAGCCTTCCTGACGCCGGGGTCGTCGTCCTTCATGGACTTCCTGGGCGCGCACTCGCCCGACATGCTGCCCGGCAACCGCAAGCTGCCGGAGGGTGTCGTCGAGGCGCCGCACGGGACGACCATCGTGGCCGCCACCTTCCCCGGCGGGGTCGTGCTCGCCGGTGACCGGCGCGCGACCATGGGGAACATGATCGCGCAGCGGGACATCGAGAAGGTGTTCCCGGCCGACGAGTACTCCGCGGTGGGCATCGCCGGCACGGCCGGCCTGGCCGTGGAGATGGTCAAGCTGTTCCAGCTGGAGCTGGAGCACTTCGAGAAGGTGGAGGGGGCGACCCTCTCCCTGGAGGGCAAGGCGAACCGGCTCTCCACCATGATCCGGAGCAATCTGGGCATGGCCATGCAGGGCTTGGCCGTGGTCCCGCTCTTCGCGGGGTACGACGAGGCCAAGGAGAAGGGCCGGATCTTCTCCTACGACGTGACCGGCGGCCGCTCCGAGGAGCACGGCTTCGCCGCCACCGGATCCGGTTCGATCTTCGCGCGCGGTTCCATGAAGAAGCTGTACCGCGACGACCTGACGGAGCAGCAGGCCACCACGCTGGTCGTGCAGGCCCTGTACGACGCCGCCGACGACGACTCGGCGACCGGTGGCCCGGACCTGTACCGCCGGATCTTCCCGATCGTCACCGTCATCACCGACGAGGGCTTCCGCAGGCTCAGCGAGGAGGAGTCCTCGGAGCTCGCGCGGGCCATCACCGAGCGGCGCATGGAGCAGCCCGACGGGCCTCGCGCGGCCCTGCTCTGA
- the prcA gene encoding proteasome subunit alpha produces the protein MSTPFYVSPQQAMADRAEYARKGIARGRSLVVLQYADGIVFVGENPSRALHKFSEIYDRIGFAAAGKYNEYENLRIGGVRYADLRGYTYDRDDVTARGLANVYAQTLGTIFSSAGEKPYEVELVVAEVGATAAGDQIYRLPHDGSIVDEHGSVAVGGNSEQIGTFLDQRHRDGMTLSEALKLAVQALSSQANGADKTIPAERLEVAVLDRTRAQQRKFKRIRGRQLSRLLEADVTAAVQADAVSNDEAPDEDAE, from the coding sequence GTGTCGACTCCGTTCTATGTGTCACCCCAGCAGGCCATGGCCGACCGGGCGGAATACGCCCGCAAGGGCATCGCCCGCGGTCGCAGCCTTGTCGTGCTGCAGTACGCCGACGGCATCGTGTTCGTCGGCGAGAACCCGTCCCGTGCGCTGCACAAGTTCAGCGAGATCTACGACCGGATCGGCTTCGCGGCCGCCGGCAAGTACAACGAGTACGAGAACCTGCGGATCGGTGGCGTGCGGTATGCCGACCTGCGCGGGTACACCTACGACCGTGACGATGTGACGGCCCGTGGGCTGGCGAACGTCTACGCCCAGACGCTCGGCACCATCTTCTCCTCGGCCGGTGAGAAGCCGTACGAGGTGGAGTTGGTCGTTGCCGAGGTCGGTGCGACCGCGGCCGGCGACCAGATCTACCGGCTTCCGCACGACGGATCGATCGTGGACGAGCACGGCTCGGTCGCGGTCGGCGGGAACTCCGAGCAGATCGGCACCTTCCTGGACCAGCGCCACCGGGACGGGATGACGCTGTCGGAGGCGCTGAAGCTGGCGGTGCAGGCGCTGTCCAGCCAGGCCAACGGTGCCGACAAGACGATCCCGGCGGAGCGTCTCGAGGTGGCGGTGCTGGACCGGACGCGGGCGCAGCAGCGGAAGTTCAAGCGGATCCGGGGCCGGCAGTTGTCGCGGCTGCTGGAGGCCGATGTGACGGCGGCGGTCCAGGCCGATGCCGTGTCGAACGACGAGGCGCCCGACGAGGACGCCGAGTAG
- a CDS encoding LacI family DNA-binding transcriptional regulator, with amino-acid sequence MTRPTSRDVATAAGVSQATVSLVLGGKWRGRVSERTAALVRETATGLGYRPNLAARNLRLGHTRTALLVVPALTNEFFARVYTGAARVAAEHGFGVVLYPSPDGTGPARDPFASARAALDGVIASSMAAHALDALGGEGLPLVMLDSDPAAATAAAHVNLAMADGMRQVTDHLLALGHRRFLHLASAVDSWTFQIRAEALAALLGPHAALRTVRSALTVDAARTAMEAALATPQDRPTAIVCDDDILAAGACKAARRLGLRVPEDLSVTGFDDLALATAVEPELTTVRLPAERVGEQGMTALLAVLDGAAWTAPDIPVELVTRDSTGPAPA; translated from the coding sequence GTGACGAGACCCACCAGCCGCGACGTGGCCACCGCCGCCGGAGTCTCCCAGGCCACCGTCTCCCTCGTCCTCGGCGGCAAATGGCGCGGCCGCGTCTCCGAACGCACCGCCGCCCTCGTCCGCGAGACCGCCACCGGCCTCGGCTACCGCCCCAACCTCGCCGCCCGCAACCTCCGCCTGGGCCACACCCGCACCGCCCTGCTCGTCGTCCCCGCCCTCACCAACGAGTTCTTCGCCCGCGTCTACACGGGCGCCGCCCGCGTCGCCGCCGAACACGGCTTCGGCGTCGTCCTCTACCCCTCCCCCGACGGCACCGGCCCCGCCCGCGACCCCTTCGCCTCCGCCCGAGCCGCCCTCGACGGAGTCATCGCCTCCTCCATGGCCGCCCACGCCCTCGACGCCCTCGGCGGCGAAGGGCTCCCCCTCGTCATGCTCGACAGCGACCCCGCCGCCGCCACAGCCGCCGCCCACGTAAACCTCGCCATGGCCGACGGCATGCGCCAGGTCACCGACCACCTCCTGGCCCTCGGCCACCGCCGCTTCCTCCACCTCGCCTCCGCCGTCGACTCCTGGACATTCCAGATCCGCGCCGAGGCCCTGGCCGCCCTCCTGGGGCCCCACGCCGCGCTGCGCACCGTACGGTCCGCCCTCACCGTCGACGCCGCCCGGACGGCCATGGAAGCCGCCCTGGCCACCCCCCAGGACCGGCCCACCGCCATCGTCTGCGACGACGACATCCTCGCCGCCGGCGCCTGCAAGGCTGCCCGGCGCCTGGGTCTGCGCGTCCCCGAGGACCTCTCCGTCACCGGCTTCGACGACCTCGCCCTGGCCACCGCCGTCGAACCCGAACTCACCACGGTCCGCCTCCCCGCCGAGCGCGTCGGCGAACAGGGCATGACCGCCCTCCTCGCCGTCCTCGACGGCGCCGCCTGGACCGCCCCCGACATCCCCGTCGAACTCGTCACCCGGGACTCCACCGGCCCCGCCCCCGCCTGA
- a CDS encoding MFS transporter, with protein sequence MAAGYAELLRTRHAARLLVGTLIGRLPNGTAPIAIVLFTRAEGGSYSLAGALAAVYGLANAVGQPLLGRAVDLYGQPRVQLPAAVVSALGMVWLAFAGTGSAAAAYGAVVVAGLFTPPLEGGLRALWPSVLGGREEKVHAAYAMDAVAQEVMFTVGPLLVTLFVSLWDPAAALLVINAIGVLGALSVVVCEPSRTWRSAPREAHWLGALRSRGLLALLGAFFFVGTALGSITVAGVAYADDHGRQAVYGWLMAALGLGALVGGVVYGARQWSGAPERRLRTLVALLAVCYLPLMLTPGPVAMTALTALAGVFLAPAIACAFIVVDRHAPAGTVTEAFSWLVTFFGVGAAIGTAAAGPAVELGGTAASFGVASVAGAAALVVLTVTQRALAAPGRGREVAGSAGKEPEGSAGAVSEVPSAG encoded by the coding sequence ATGGCCGCGGGATACGCGGAGCTGCTGCGGACCCGGCATGCCGCGAGGCTGCTGGTGGGCACGCTCATAGGCCGGCTGCCGAACGGCACCGCACCGATCGCGATCGTGCTGTTCACCCGCGCCGAGGGCGGCAGCTACAGCCTGGCGGGGGCGCTGGCCGCGGTGTACGGGCTGGCCAACGCGGTGGGTCAGCCGCTGCTGGGCCGGGCGGTGGACCTGTACGGGCAGCCCAGGGTGCAGCTGCCGGCGGCGGTGGTCTCCGCGCTGGGGATGGTGTGGCTGGCGTTCGCGGGCACCGGCTCGGCGGCCGCCGCGTACGGGGCGGTCGTGGTGGCGGGCCTGTTCACGCCGCCGTTGGAGGGCGGTCTGCGGGCTCTGTGGCCGAGCGTGCTGGGCGGCCGCGAGGAGAAGGTGCACGCGGCCTACGCGATGGACGCGGTGGCCCAGGAGGTCATGTTCACGGTCGGTCCGCTGCTGGTGACGCTGTTCGTCTCGCTGTGGGACCCGGCCGCGGCCCTGCTCGTGATCAATGCCATCGGCGTGCTCGGCGCGCTGTCCGTCGTGGTCTGCGAGCCCTCCCGCACGTGGCGGTCGGCTCCGCGCGAGGCGCACTGGCTGGGTGCCCTGCGCTCGCGGGGCCTGCTGGCGCTGCTCGGCGCCTTCTTCTTCGTGGGAACGGCGCTGGGGTCCATCACGGTCGCAGGGGTGGCGTACGCAGACGACCACGGCCGGCAGGCGGTGTACGGCTGGCTGATGGCGGCGCTGGGGCTCGGCGCGCTGGTCGGCGGCGTGGTCTACGGGGCCCGGCAGTGGTCCGGCGCGCCCGAGCGGCGGCTGCGGACGCTGGTCGCGCTCCTCGCGGTGTGCTACCTGCCGCTGATGCTGACGCCGGGTCCGGTGGCGATGACGGCGCTGACCGCGCTGGCCGGTGTGTTCCTGGCGCCGGCCATCGCGTGCGCGTTCATCGTGGTCGACCGGCACGCTCCGGCGGGCACGGTGACGGAGGCCTTCTCGTGGCTGGTCACCTTCTTCGGGGTGGGAGCGGCGATCGGTACCGCGGCGGCGGGGCCGGCCGTGGAGCTGGGCGGTACGGCGGCGAGCTTCGGGGTGGCGAGTGTCGCGGGCGCGGCGGCGCTGGTGGTCCTGACGGTCACTCAGCGGGCGCTGGCGGCCCCGGGCCGGGGCCGGGAGGTGGCGGGTTCGGCGGGGAAGGAGCCGGAGGGCTCGGCCGGGGCGGTGTCCGAGGTCCCTTCGGCGGGCTGA
- the pafA gene encoding Pup--protein ligase — MDRRIFGLENEYGVTCTFRGQRRLSPDEVARYLFRRVVSWGRSSNVFLRNGARLYLDVGSHPEYATPECDNVTELVTHDKAGERILEGLLVDAERRLHEEGIAGDVYLFKNNTDSAGNSYGCHENYLVARHGEFSRLADILIPFLVTRQLICGAGKVLQTPRGAVYCVSQRAEHIWEGVSSATTRSRPIINTRDEPHADAERYRRLHVIVGDSNMSETTMLLKVGATDLVLRMIEAGTVMRDLTLENPIRAIREVSHDITGQRKVRLASGREASALEIQREYYDKAVDFAERRGIRTGVVDQVLELWGRTLDAIDAEDLDRIGTEIDWVMKYQLIERYRGKHNMTMSNPRVAQIDLAYHDIHRRRGLYYLLERKGQAARICNDLKIFEGKSVPPQTTRARLRGDFIRRAQEQRRDFTVDWVHLKLNDQAQRTVLCKDPFRSVDDRVEKLIAGM; from the coding sequence ATGGACCGCCGCATTTTCGGGCTGGAGAACGAGTACGGCGTCACGTGCACGTTCAGGGGACAGCGCCGACTGTCTCCTGACGAAGTGGCGCGCTACCTCTTCCGCCGTGTTGTCTCATGGGGCCGCAGCAGCAATGTCTTCCTGCGGAACGGCGCCCGCCTCTACCTCGACGTGGGTTCGCATCCGGAATATGCAACTCCCGAATGCGACAACGTGACGGAACTCGTCACGCACGACAAGGCGGGCGAGCGCATTCTCGAAGGCCTGCTCGTCGACGCCGAACGCCGCCTGCACGAGGAGGGAATCGCGGGCGACGTCTATCTCTTCAAGAACAACACCGACTCGGCGGGCAACTCGTACGGCTGCCACGAGAACTATCTGGTGGCCCGGCACGGGGAATTCTCCCGCCTGGCGGACATCCTCATTCCGTTCCTCGTCACGCGGCAGCTGATCTGCGGCGCGGGCAAGGTGCTCCAGACCCCCCGGGGCGCGGTGTACTGCGTCAGCCAGCGGGCCGAGCACATCTGGGAGGGCGTCAGTTCCGCGACGACCCGTTCCCGGCCGATCATCAACACCCGGGACGAGCCGCACGCGGACGCCGAGCGCTACCGGCGGCTCCACGTCATCGTCGGGGACTCGAACATGTCCGAGACGACCATGCTGCTCAAGGTCGGGGCCACCGACCTGGTGCTGCGCATGATCGAGGCGGGCACGGTGATGCGGGACCTGACCCTGGAGAACCCGATCCGGGCGATCCGCGAGGTCAGCCACGACATCACCGGTCAGCGCAAGGTGCGCCTCGCCAGCGGCCGGGAGGCCTCGGCGCTGGAGATCCAGCGGGAGTACTACGACAAGGCGGTGGACTTCGCCGAGCGCCGGGGGATCCGTACCGGCGTGGTGGACCAGGTGCTGGAGCTGTGGGGCCGGACGCTGGACGCGATCGACGCCGAGGACCTGGACCGGATCGGGACCGAGATCGACTGGGTCATGAAGTACCAGCTGATCGAGCGGTACCGCGGCAAGCACAACATGACGATGTCGAATCCGCGGGTGGCTCAGATAGACCTCGCCTACCACGACATCCACCGGCGGCGCGGGCTGTACTACCTCCTGGAGCGCAAGGGGCAGGCAGCGCGGATCTGCAACGACCTCAAGATCTTCGAGGGCAAGTCGGTGCCCCCGCAGACGACGAGGGCGCGGCTGCGCGGTGACTTCATCCGCCGGGCGCAGGAGCAGCGGCGGGACTTCACGGTCGACTGGGTGCACCTGAAGCTGAACGATCAGGCGCAGCGGACCGTGCTGTGCAAGGACCCGTTCCGGTCGGTGGACGACCGGGTGGAGAAGCTGATCGCCGGTATGTGA
- a CDS encoding FKBP-type peptidyl-prolyl cis-trans isomerase — protein sequence MRRLAGLLVVPLLLLSTAACGDDSGSDSAQMKNGAPAITEGAKFGEKPALAKGKGGPPKELKVVTISEGDGPVLKKGDLAQVNYYGQVWDGTKPFDESFSKKKPFDVTLGAGKVIKGWDQGLEGQKVGSRIELVIPPELGYGEGGSPPDIKGNATLVFVVDIVKGVVIPASATGKEVAQDDKDLPKVGTGTDGKDVPVTVPKDVAEPAKLVSNYVIEGDGPVVKDTDTVVVKFHGKTWKDDKTFEDMYAKGLTDTWPLEQLQLKGLKDGMVGKKVGSRILLVIPPDMGFGDKAQGTIPANSTLVFSLDILAVM from the coding sequence GTGCGCCGACTTGCCGGCCTGCTTGTCGTACCCCTTCTGCTGCTGTCGACAGCAGCGTGTGGCGACGACAGCGGCTCCGACTCCGCCCAGATGAAGAACGGGGCGCCCGCGATCACCGAGGGTGCCAAGTTCGGGGAGAAGCCCGCCCTGGCGAAGGGCAAGGGCGGACCGCCGAAGGAACTCAAGGTGGTGACCATCAGCGAGGGCGACGGCCCCGTGCTGAAGAAGGGCGACCTCGCCCAGGTCAACTACTACGGCCAGGTGTGGGACGGCACGAAGCCGTTCGACGAGAGCTTCAGCAAGAAGAAGCCCTTCGACGTGACCCTCGGGGCCGGCAAGGTCATCAAGGGCTGGGACCAGGGCCTGGAGGGCCAGAAGGTCGGCAGCCGCATCGAGCTGGTGATCCCGCCGGAGCTCGGTTACGGCGAGGGGGGCTCACCCCCGGACATCAAGGGGAACGCCACGCTGGTCTTCGTCGTGGACATCGTCAAGGGTGTCGTGATCCCGGCCTCCGCCACCGGCAAGGAGGTCGCCCAGGACGACAAGGACCTGCCCAAGGTCGGCACCGGCACGGACGGCAAGGACGTCCCCGTCACCGTCCCGAAGGACGTCGCCGAGCCGGCGAAGCTGGTGTCGAACTACGTCATCGAGGGTGACGGCCCGGTCGTCAAGGACACCGACACCGTCGTGGTCAAGTTCCACGGCAAGACCTGGAAGGACGACAAGACCTTCGAGGACATGTACGCCAAGGGCCTGACGGACACCTGGCCGCTGGAGCAGCTCCAGCTGAAGGGCCTGAAGGACGGCATGGTCGGCAAGAAGGTCGGCAGCCGGATCCTGCTGGTCATCCCGCCGGACATGGGCTTCGGCGACAAGGCGCAGGGGACCATCCCGGCCAATTCGACGCTGGTCTTCAGCCTCGACATCCTCGCGGTGATGTAA
- a CDS encoding FKBP-type peptidyl-prolyl cis-trans isomerase: MRSSSVSDELKKPEIDFPEGPAPTDLVKEDIWLGDGAEAKAGDRVSVHYVGVAFSTGEEFDASWNRGSALQFQLGIGQVIAGWDQGVQGMKVGGRRKLTIPADLAYGDRGAGSAIAPGETLIFVCDLVKVG; encoded by the coding sequence ATGAGGAGCAGTTCCGTGAGCGACGAGCTCAAGAAGCCCGAGATCGACTTCCCCGAGGGTCCGGCCCCGACCGACCTGGTCAAGGAGGACATCTGGCTGGGCGACGGTGCCGAGGCCAAGGCCGGCGACCGGGTCTCCGTCCACTACGTGGGTGTGGCCTTCTCCACCGGTGAGGAGTTCGACGCCTCCTGGAACCGCGGATCCGCGCTCCAGTTCCAGCTCGGTATCGGCCAGGTCATCGCCGGATGGGACCAGGGCGTCCAGGGCATGAAGGTCGGCGGCCGTCGCAAGCTGACGATCCCGGCCGACCTCGCCTACGGTGACCGCGGCGCGGGCAGCGCGATCGCCCCGGGCGAGACGCTGATCTTCGTCTGCGACCTGGTGAAGGTCGGCTGA